From the genome of Pseudomonas sp. Teo4, one region includes:
- a CDS encoding DUF2235 domain-containing protein: MDKIYKQDTVPETTTSYVLRIGIFFDGTGNNAGNAIPTHSHLQENTGTDSSYANAKTNIALLHALYPTGQPQTTAQKHFLKMYIEGIGTTQASADSAFGQATGRGQTGVEARVQQALSMIEQQLNSWLQTHPQPEHIEFDLFGFSRGAAAARHLLNRLHDDTPICFLCPHLKTRINFIGLFDTVAAIIAPLHNSLSQGKARFGKLRLGLAPGKARKVVQLVASDEHRHNFPLVRTDHDILLPGVHSNIGGGYLESLREHVLLCKPNSSRVALATPVEQTRAYAITRTLLEQAYTELPSPRPQLLTWEEPIAGSRSRRDDPEKQVYAAVQWSREVKGHLSRIYLSIMRELAVRGGVPFARLGDDPAHGLPDDLQAISRKLHDFALGRRAEPGLTQEEHTQLRANYIHTSANWNALKGLCNSSLDQLYINRPAEAGRVMHANPVQ; the protein is encoded by the coding sequence ATGGATAAAATCTATAAGCAAGATACCGTACCCGAAACCACGACATCGTACGTCCTGCGGATAGGCATCTTCTTCGACGGCACCGGCAACAATGCAGGAAACGCCATCCCCACCCACTCCCACCTGCAAGAAAACACAGGCACCGACAGCAGCTATGCCAACGCCAAAACCAACATCGCCCTGCTACACGCGCTATACCCAACCGGCCAGCCGCAAACCACCGCACAAAAGCACTTCCTGAAAATGTACATCGAAGGCATAGGCACTACCCAAGCCAGCGCGGACTCGGCCTTCGGACAGGCCACCGGCCGCGGCCAGACAGGTGTCGAAGCCCGCGTCCAGCAAGCCCTGTCGATGATCGAGCAACAACTGAACAGCTGGCTGCAAACCCACCCGCAACCCGAGCATATCGAGTTCGACCTGTTCGGTTTCAGCCGAGGCGCCGCTGCCGCTCGACACCTGCTCAATAGGCTGCACGACGACACACCCATCTGCTTCCTATGCCCACACCTTAAGACCCGCATCAATTTCATCGGCCTGTTCGACACCGTCGCCGCAATCATCGCCCCCCTGCACAACAGTCTCAGCCAAGGAAAAGCCCGCTTTGGCAAGCTGCGTTTGGGGTTGGCGCCAGGCAAGGCGCGCAAGGTGGTGCAGTTGGTGGCCAGCGACGAGCACCGACACAACTTCCCGCTGGTGCGCACAGACCACGACATCCTCCTGCCCGGCGTACATTCGAACATCGGCGGCGGCTACCTGGAGTCCCTCAGGGAACACGTCCTGTTGTGCAAGCCCAACTCCAGCCGGGTGGCGCTGGCCACGCCAGTCGAACAGACCCGGGCTTACGCAATCACCCGCACTTTGCTGGAGCAGGCCTATACAGAACTGCCATCCCCGAGGCCCCAGTTGCTGACTTGGGAAGAACCCATAGCCGGAAGCCGAAGCCGGCGCGACGACCCGGAAAAACAGGTATATGCCGCCGTTCAGTGGAGCCGTGAGGTGAAGGGGCATTTGTCACGCATCTACCTCAGCATCATGCGTGAACTGGCCGTGCGCGGCGGGGTGCCATTCGCCAGACTCGGCGATGACCCGGCCCATGGGCTGCCGGACGATCTGCAGGCCATCAGCCGCAAATTGCACGACTTCGCCCTGGGCCGCAGGGCTGAGCCGGGGCTGACGCAGGAGGAACACACGCAGCTGCGGGCAAACTACATCCACACCTCGGCAAACTGGAATGCACTCAAGGGCCTGTGCAACAGCTCACTGGATCAGCTGTACATCAACCGGCCCGCCGAAGCAGGCCGGGTCATGCATGCCAACCCAGTGCAGTGA
- the lhgO gene encoding L-2-hydroxyglutarate oxidase, whose translation MIYDYCIIGGGIVGLATAMSLLEQRPGASLLILEKEASLGRHQTGHNSGVIHAGIYYAPGSLKAELCKRGAQATKDFCTEHGIAFDVCGKLLVASNPLEMQRMQALYERSQLNGLKVERLDAAELKRREPNIAGLGALFLDATGIVDYKHVCNAMAKVIEKAGGEVRLSTTVRAIREHGDHVEVRDDQQTWQARQLVACAGLQSDRLARLAGVKIDHQIIPFRGEYYRLPASKNQIVNHLIYPIPDPELPFLGVHLTRMIDGSVTVGPNAVLGFGRENYRKFSVNWRDVAEYARFPGFWKTIWNNLGSGTTEMKNSLFKRGYLEQCRKYCPSLEVEDLLPYEAGIRAQAVMRDGTLVHDFLFAETPRMVHVCNAPSPAATSAIPIGQMIAEKILKAR comes from the coding sequence ATGATCTACGACTATTGCATCATCGGCGGCGGCATCGTCGGCCTCGCCACCGCCATGTCCCTGCTCGAACAGCGTCCGGGGGCCTCGTTGCTGATTCTGGAAAAGGAAGCCAGCCTCGGCCGCCACCAGACCGGCCACAACAGTGGCGTGATCCATGCGGGCATCTACTACGCACCCGGCAGCCTCAAGGCCGAGCTGTGCAAGCGCGGCGCCCAGGCAACCAAGGACTTCTGCACCGAGCACGGCATTGCCTTCGATGTCTGCGGCAAGCTGCTGGTGGCTTCAAACCCGCTGGAGATGCAACGCATGCAAGCGCTGTACGAGCGCTCGCAACTGAACGGGTTGAAAGTCGAGCGTCTGGATGCCGCCGAACTCAAGCGCCGCGAACCCAACATCGCCGGGTTGGGCGCGCTGTTCCTCGATGCCACCGGCATCGTCGACTACAAGCACGTGTGCAACGCCATGGCCAAGGTCATCGAAAAGGCCGGCGGTGAAGTGCGCTTGTCGACCACCGTGCGTGCAATTCGCGAGCACGGTGACCATGTCGAAGTCCGCGATGACCAGCAAACCTGGCAGGCCCGCCAGCTGGTCGCCTGCGCCGGCCTGCAGTCCGACCGCCTCGCCCGCCTGGCTGGCGTGAAGATCGACCATCAGATCATCCCCTTCCGCGGCGAGTACTACCGCCTGCCGGCAAGCAAGAACCAGATCGTCAACCACCTGATCTACCCGATCCCCGACCCGGAGCTGCCGTTCCTCGGCGTGCACCTGACGCGGATGATCGACGGCAGCGTCACGGTAGGCCCCAATGCGGTGCTGGGTTTTGGCCGGGAGAACTACCGCAAGTTCTCGGTGAACTGGCGTGATGTCGCCGAGTACGCACGCTTCCCCGGCTTCTGGAAGACGATCTGGAACAACCTCGGTTCCGGCACCACCGAGATGAAAAACTCGCTGTTCAAACGTGGCTACCTGGAGCAGTGCCGCAAGTACTGCCCTTCCCTAGAAGTCGAAGACCTGCTGCCCTATGAAGCCGGTATCCGCGCCCAGGCGGTGATGCGCGACGGCACGCTGGTTCACGACTTCCTGTTCGCCGAAACCCCGCGCATGGTGCACGTCTGCAATGCTCCTTCGCCGGCCGCCACCTCGGCTATCCCGATTGGCCAGATGATCGCCGAGAAGATCCTCAAGGCCCGCTGA
- a CDS encoding FadR/GntR family transcriptional regulator, which produces MLELQRPDTLVERVVSAIRAEIDSGRLAAESRLPTEQQLAEQLNVSRSVVREAVAQLKADGVLIARRGLGSYISQTPNGTVFRFPGSNGRKPDLVQMFEMRLWIETQAAAIAARRRDEQDLAHMAKALQEMLEQRSDFSSASVADVAFHRAIAEASKNDYFIAFHDFLGGQLASARRAAWENSAAHSVGGSADAIREHQALYQAIASGDHHAAAACAEVHLRASAKRLKIDLPALD; this is translated from the coding sequence ATGCTCGAGCTTCAGCGCCCCGACACCCTGGTCGAACGGGTCGTCAGCGCCATCCGTGCAGAAATCGACTCCGGCCGACTGGCCGCCGAATCGCGCCTGCCCACCGAACAGCAACTGGCCGAACAGCTGAATGTCAGCCGCTCGGTGGTGCGCGAAGCGGTGGCGCAGCTCAAGGCCGATGGTGTGCTGATTGCCCGACGCGGGCTCGGCTCGTACATCTCGCAAACGCCTAATGGCACGGTGTTCCGCTTCCCCGGCAGCAACGGACGCAAACCCGACCTCGTGCAGATGTTCGAAATGCGCCTGTGGATTGAAACCCAAGCCGCGGCCATCGCCGCGCGACGCCGCGACGAACAGGACCTGGCCCACATGGCCAAGGCCCTGCAGGAGATGCTTGAGCAGCGCAGCGACTTCAGCAGCGCCTCCGTGGCCGACGTGGCCTTTCACCGCGCCATTGCCGAAGCCAGCAAGAACGACTATTTCATAGCCTTCCATGATTTCCTCGGCGGCCAGCTGGCCAGCGCGCGACGTGCTGCGTGGGAAAATTCCGCCGCCCACTCGGTCGGTGGTTCGGCTGACGCCATCCGCGAACACCAGGCTCTGTACCAGGCCATTGCCAGCGGCGACCACCACGCCGCCGCAGCCTGTGCCGAAGTACACCTGCGCGCCTCGGCCAAGCGCCTGAAAATCGACCTGCCCGCGCTAGACTGA
- a CDS encoding NAD-glutamate dehydrogenase, translating to MAFFTAASKADFQHQLQAALAQHISEQSLPQVALFAEQFFGIISLDELTQRRLSDLAGCTLSAWRIIERFDPEQPQVRVYNPDYERNGWQSTHTVVEVLHHDLPFLVDSVRTELNRRGYSIHTLQTTVLSVRRGAKGELLELLPKGTQGEGVRHESLMYLEIDRCANAAELTVLAREIEQVLAEVRVAVADFEPMKAKLREVVGLVEQTPFAPVQHEKAEVKAFLEWLLDNHFTFLGYEEFTVQDDGAGGQMAYDEQSFLGLPRRLRVGLTAEELRIEDYAVAYLNEPLLLSFAKAALPSRVHRPAYPDYVSIRQLDADGKVIKEHRFMGLYTSSVYGESVHAIPYIRVKVNEVERRSGFDPKAHLGKELAQVLEVLPRDDLFQTPIDELFSTVMAIVQIQERNKIRVFLRKDPYGRFCYCLAYVPREIYSTEVRQKIQQVLMERLKASDCEFWTFFSESVLARVQLILRVDPKNRIDIDPQQLENEVIQACRSWHDDYSALVVENFGEAQGTNILADFPKGFPAGYRERFPAHSAVVDLQHVLALSENRPLAMSFYQPLTRLGERLLHCKLYHADTPLALSDVLPILENLGLRVLGEFPYRLRHASGREYWIHDFAFTYSEGLSLDIQQLNDILQDAFVHIVKGDAENDAFNRLVLTAGLPWRDVALLRAYARYLKQIRLGFDLGYIASTLNNHTDIARELTRLFKTRFYLARKLTQDDLDDKQQRLEQAILSALDDVQVLNEDRILRRYLDLIKATLRTNFYQPDANGQNKSYFSFKFNPKLIPELPKPVPKFEIFVYSPRVEGVHLRFGNVARGGLRWSDREEDFRTEVLGLVKAQQVKNSVIVPVGAKGGFLPRRLPLGGTRDEIAAEGVACYRIFISGLLDITDNLKEGGVVPPANVVRHDDDDPYLVVAADKGTATFSDIANGIAIDYGFWLGDAFASGGSAGYDHKKMGITARGAWVGVQRHFRERGINVQEDPITVIGIGDMAGDVFGNGLLMSDKLQLVAAFNHLHIFIDPNPDPATSFAERQRLFDLPRSAWSDYDTSIMSEGGGIFPRSAKSIAISPQMKERFAIEADRLTPTELLHALLQAPVDLLWNGGIGTYVKASTESHADVGDKANDALRVNGNELRCKVVGEGGNLGMTQLGRVEFGLHGGATNTDFIDNAGGVDCSDHEVNIKILLNEVVQGGDMTEKQRNQLLGSMTDEVAGLVLGNNYKQTQALSLAARRARERIAEYKRLMADLEGRGKLDRAIEFLPSEEQLAERLAAGQGLTRAELSVLISYSKIDLKEQLLKSLVPDDDYLTRDMETAFPPSLVSKFAEAMRRHRLKREIVSTQIANDLVNNMGITFVQRLKESTGMSPANVAGAYVIVRDIFHLPHWFRQIEALDYQVPAEVQLTLMDELMRLGRRATRWFLRSRRNEQDAGRDTAHFGPKIAQLGLKLDELLEGPTRERWMVRYQSFVDAGVPELLARMVAGTSHLYTLLPIIEAADVTGHDPAQVAKAFFAVGSAFDLTWYLQEVSNLTVENNWQALARESFRDDIDLQQRAITISVLQMADAPQDMDARVALWAEQHRVMVERWRAMLDDLRNAPGTDYAMYAVANRELVDLAMSGQAAVVPS from the coding sequence ATGGCGTTCTTCACCGCAGCCAGCAAAGCCGACTTCCAGCATCAACTGCAAGCGGCCCTGGCGCAGCACATCAGCGAACAGTCCCTGCCACAAGTGGCGCTGTTCGCCGAGCAGTTCTTCGGCATCATCTCTCTGGACGAACTCACCCAGCGCAGGCTGTCCGACCTGGCCGGCTGCACGCTGTCTGCCTGGCGCATCATCGAGCGCTTCGACCCCGAACAACCGCAGGTGCGGGTATACAACCCCGATTACGAGCGCAACGGCTGGCAGTCGACCCACACGGTGGTCGAGGTGCTGCACCACGACTTGCCGTTCCTGGTCGATTCGGTGCGCACCGAGTTGAACCGCCGCGGCTACAGCATCCACACCCTGCAGACCACGGTGCTCAGCGTTCGCCGTGGCGCCAAGGGCGAACTGCTCGAACTGCTGCCCAAGGGCACCCAGGGCGAGGGCGTGCGCCACGAATCGCTGATGTACCTGGAGATCGACCGTTGCGCCAATGCCGCCGAGCTGACGGTGCTGGCCCGTGAAATCGAGCAGGTGCTGGCCGAAGTGCGGGTAGCGGTCGCTGACTTCGAGCCGATGAAGGCCAAGTTGCGTGAAGTCGTAGGCCTGGTGGAGCAGACACCGTTCGCCCCGGTGCAGCATGAAAAGGCCGAGGTCAAGGCATTCCTCGAGTGGTTGCTGGACAACCATTTCACCTTCCTCGGCTATGAAGAGTTCACGGTCCAGGACGACGGCGCTGGCGGCCAGATGGCCTATGACGAACAGTCGTTCCTCGGCCTGCCACGGCGCCTGCGCGTGGGCCTGACCGCCGAAGAGCTGCGTATCGAAGACTACGCCGTGGCCTACCTCAACGAGCCGCTGCTGCTGTCCTTCGCCAAGGCCGCGCTGCCCAGCCGCGTGCACCGCCCGGCTTACCCGGACTACGTGTCGATTCGTCAGCTCGATGCCGACGGCAAGGTCATCAAGGAACACCGCTTCATGGGCCTGTACACCTCGTCGGTGTACGGCGAAAGCGTGCATGCCATTCCCTACATCCGCGTCAAGGTCAACGAAGTCGAGCGCCGCTCGGGCTTCGATCCGAAGGCGCACCTGGGCAAAGAGCTGGCCCAGGTGCTGGAGGTGCTGCCGCGCGACGACCTGTTCCAGACCCCGATCGACGAGCTGTTCAGCACCGTGATGGCGATCGTGCAGATTCAGGAGCGCAACAAGATCCGCGTGTTCCTGCGCAAGGACCCGTACGGCCGCTTCTGCTACTGCCTGGCCTACGTGCCGCGGGAAATCTATTCCACCGAAGTGCGTCAGAAGATCCAGCAGGTGCTGATGGAGCGCCTGAAGGCCAGCGACTGCGAGTTCTGGACCTTCTTCTCCGAGTCGGTGCTGGCGCGTGTGCAACTGATTCTGCGGGTCGATCCGAAGAACCGCATCGACATCGACCCGCAACAGCTGGAAAACGAAGTGATCCAGGCGTGCCGCTCGTGGCACGACGACTATTCGGCGCTGGTGGTCGAGAACTTCGGCGAGGCCCAGGGCACCAATATTCTGGCCGACTTCCCCAAAGGCTTCCCGGCCGGCTACCGCGAACGCTTCCCTGCGCATTCGGCGGTGGTCGACCTGCAGCACGTGCTGGCACTGTCCGAAAACAGGCCGTTGGCCATGAGTTTCTACCAGCCGCTGACCCGTCTGGGCGAGCGCCTGCTGCACTGCAAGCTTTACCACGCCGATACGCCGCTGGCGCTGTCCGACGTGCTGCCGATCCTGGAAAACCTCGGCCTGCGCGTGCTGGGTGAGTTCCCATACCGACTGCGCCACGCCAGCGGCCGCGAATACTGGATTCACGATTTCGCCTTCACCTACAGCGAAGGCCTGAGCCTGGATATCCAGCAGCTCAACGATATCTTGCAGGACGCGTTCGTCCACATCGTCAAAGGCGATGCCGAGAACGACGCCTTCAACCGCCTGGTACTGACTGCCGGCCTGCCATGGCGCGATGTGGCACTGCTGCGCGCCTATGCCCGTTACCTCAAGCAGATTCGCCTGGGCTTCGACCTGGGTTACATCGCCAGCACCCTGAACAACCATACCGACATCGCCCGTGAGCTGACCCGGTTGTTCAAGACCCGTTTCTACCTGGCGCGCAAGCTCACCCAGGACGACCTGGACGACAAGCAGCAGCGCCTGGAACAGGCGATTCTCAGCGCCCTGGACGATGTTCAGGTGCTCAACGAGGACCGCATCCTGCGCCGCTACCTGGACCTGATCAAGGCCACGCTGCGGACCAACTTCTATCAACCGGACGCCAACGGGCAAAACAAGTCGTACTTCAGCTTCAAGTTCAACCCCAAGCTGATTCCTGAACTGCCTAAACCCGTGCCGAAGTTCGAGATCTTCGTCTATTCGCCACGGGTCGAGGGTGTGCACCTGCGCTTTGGCAACGTCGCCCGTGGCGGCCTGCGCTGGTCGGACCGCGAGGAAGACTTCCGCACCGAAGTGCTGGGCCTGGTGAAAGCCCAGCAGGTGAAGAACTCGGTGATCGTGCCGGTCGGTGCCAAGGGTGGCTTCCTGCCGCGCCGCTTGCCATTGGGCGGCACCCGTGACGAGATCGCCGCCGAGGGTGTGGCCTGCTACCGCATCTTCATCTCCGGCCTGCTGGACATTACCGACAACCTCAAAGAAGGCGGCGTGGTGCCACCGGCCAACGTGGTGCGTCACGACGATGACGACCCGTACCTGGTGGTGGCGGCGGACAAAGGCACCGCGACCTTCTCCGACATCGCCAACGGCATCGCCATCGACTATGGCTTCTGGCTGGGCGATGCCTTTGCCTCTGGCGGTTCGGCCGGCTACGACCACAAGAAAATGGGCATCACCGCCCGTGGCGCCTGGGTCGGCGTGCAGCGCCACTTCCGCGAGCGCGGCATCAACGTGCAAGAAGACCCGATCACCGTGATCGGCATCGGCGACATGGCCGGTGATGTGTTCGGCAACGGCTTGCTGATGTCCGACAAACTGCAACTGGTGGCGGCGTTCAACCACCTGCATATCTTCATCGACCCGAACCCGGACCCGGCCACCAGCTTCGCCGAGCGCCAGCGCCTGTTCGACCTGCCGCGTTCGGCCTGGAGCGACTACGACACCAGCATCATGTCCGAAGGCGGCGGTATCTTCCCGCGCAGCGCCAAGAGCATCGCCATCAGCCCGCAGATGAAAGAGCGCTTCGCCATCGAGGCCGACCGCCTGACCCCGACCGAGCTGCTGCACGCGTTGCTGCAGGCGCCGGTGGACTTGCTGTGGAACGGCGGTATCGGCACCTATGTGAAGGCCAGCACTGAAAGCCACGCCGATGTCGGCGACAAGGCCAACGACGCGCTGCGGGTCAACGGCAACGAACTGCGCTGCAAGGTGGTGGGTGAGGGCGGCAACCTCGGCATGACCCAGCTTGGCCGGGTCGAGTTTGGCCTGCATGGCGGCGCCACCAACACCGACTTCATCGACAACGCCGGTGGCGTGGACTGCTCCGACCACGAGGTCAACATCAAGATCCTGCTCAACGAAGTGGTGCAGGGTGGCGACATGACCGAGAAGCAGCGCAACCAGCTGCTCGGCAGCATGACCGATGAAGTGGCCGGCCTGGTGCTGGGCAACAACTACAAGCAGACCCAGGCTTTGTCCCTGGCAGCCCGCCGCGCCCGCGAGCGGATTGCTGAATACAAGCGCCTGATGGCCGACCTCGAAGGCCGTGGCAAGCTGGACCGCGCCATCGAGTTCCTGCCGTCTGAGGAACAGCTGGCCGAGCGCCTGGCCGCTGGCCAGGGCCTGACCCGCGCCGAGCTGTCGGTGCTGATCTCGTACAGCAAGATCGACCTCAAGGAGCAACTGCTCAAGTCGCTGGTGCCGGACGACGACTACCTGACCCGCGACATGGAAACCGCGTTCCCGCCGTCGCTGGTCAGCAAGTTCGCCGAAGCCATGCGCCGCCATCGCCTGAAGCGTGAGATCGTCAGCACCCAGATCGCCAACGACCTGGTCAACAACATGGGCATCACCTTCGTGCAGCGCCTGAAGGAGTCGACCGGCATGAGCCCGGCCAACGTGGCCGGCGCCTATGTGATCGTGCGCGATATCTTCCACCTGCCGCACTGGTTCCGTCAGATCGAAGCCCTGGACTATCAGGTGCCGGCCGAGGTCCAACTGACCCTGATGGATGAGCTGATGCGCCTGGGCCGTCGCGCCACCCGATGGTTCCTGCGCAGCCGGCGCAACGAGCAGGATGCCGGGCGAGACACCGCGCACTTCGGGCCGAAGATCGCGCAGCTGGGGCTCAAGCTCGACGAACTGCTCGAAGGGCCGACCCGTGAGCGCTGGATGGTTCGCTACCAGAGCTTCGTCGACGCCGGCGTGCCGGAACTGTTGGCGCGCATGGTGGCTGGCACCAGCCACCTGTATACGCTGTTGCCGATCATCGAGGCGGCCGACGTCACCGGGCATGACCCAGCGCAGGTGGCCAAGGCGTTCTTTGCCGTGGGCAGCGCGTTCGACCTGACCTGGTACCTGCAGGAGGTCAGCAACCTGACGGTCGAGAACAACTGGCAGGCCCTGGCCCGCGAGTCGTTCCGCGACGACATCGACCTGCAGCAGCGGGCGATCACCATCTCTGTACTGCAGATGGCCGATGCTCCGCAGGACATGGACGCCCGCGTGGCCCTGTGGGCCGAGCAGCACCGGGTGATGGTCGAGCGCTGGCGCGCCATGCTGGACGACCTGCGCAACGCACCGGGTACTGACTATGCGATGTATGCGGTGGCCAACCGTGAGCTGGTCGACCTGGCGATGAGTGGGCAGGCGGCGGTGGTGCCGTCCTGA
- a CDS encoding pyruvate, water dikinase regulatory protein: protein MQMKRTAFFISDGTGITAETLGQSLLAQFDSIPFNKFTRPYIDTPDKARTMVAQINAAAERDGMRPIIFDTIVNQDIREILATSNGFMIDIFSTFLSPLEQELTAHSSYSVGKSHSIGGNSNYMERIEAVNFALDNDDGARTHYYDKADLILVGVSRCGKTPTCLYMAMQFGIRAANYPLTEDDMERLQLPAVLKKHQQKLFGLTIDPDRLTAIRHERKPNSRYSSFAQCEFEVREVENLFRRENIPNINSTHFSVEEISAKILVEKGVERRFK, encoded by the coding sequence ATGCAAATGAAAAGAACCGCGTTCTTCATCTCCGATGGCACCGGCATCACTGCCGAGACTCTGGGCCAGAGCCTGCTCGCTCAATTCGATAGCATTCCGTTCAACAAATTCACTCGTCCGTACATCGATACGCCGGACAAAGCACGGACCATGGTTGCGCAAATCAACGCCGCGGCTGAGCGCGACGGCATGCGCCCGATCATCTTCGACACCATCGTCAACCAGGACATCCGCGAGATCCTGGCCACGTCGAACGGCTTCATGATCGACATCTTTTCGACGTTTTTATCCCCACTTGAGCAGGAATTGACTGCCCATTCGTCGTATTCAGTCGGTAAATCCCACTCGATTGGCGGCAATTCCAACTACATGGAACGCATCGAGGCGGTCAACTTCGCCCTGGACAACGATGACGGCGCGCGCACCCATTACTACGACAAGGCCGACCTGATTCTGGTGGGCGTGTCGCGTTGCGGCAAGACGCCTACCTGCCTGTACATGGCCATGCAGTTCGGTATCCGCGCCGCGAACTACCCGTTGACCGAAGACGACATGGAGCGCCTGCAGCTGCCGGCGGTGTTGAAGAAGCATCAGCAAAAGCTGTTTGGCCTGACCATCGACCCCGACCGCCTGACCGCCATCCGCCACGAGCGCAAGCCCAACAGCCGCTATTCGAGCTTTGCCCAGTGCGAGTTCGAGGTGCGTGAGGTGGAGAACCTGTTCCGCCGGGAGAACATTCCCAACATCAACTCCACGCATTTTTCGGTGGAGGAGATTTCGGCGAAGATCTTGGTGGAGAAAGGCGTGGAGCGCAGGTTCAAGTAA